AGCCGAAACGAAATAGAGGCCGCTTGACGAACGGAACATACGGATGAGACCCGCAAAAAGGATGCCGAGAGCGATATAGAGTACAAAACTTGCTTTTGCAGTATTTCGACAGCGTATGACGACCAGCAGCGCGAATAAAATTGCGAGCAGCACCGCCGCCCCTATAATCGGAATGTGTATAAACGACTCGATAGAATACAATTTTTAACTCCACGTAAAGCTGCAATTATTTTACTATTTTATCATCGAAGGCCTAAGAGGTCAAGAAGATTTTATTTTCCATTTAAATATGATGCGCTCGATTCCGTTTTTTATGCGGGAGACGAAACTCGTGCCCTTACTGCGTGTAAAGGAGCGCACCGCATCGTTGAGCTCCACGTCTTCTCCGAATTTTTTCCGAAGCTCTTCCCAGTACAGCATGATCCACACATACAGATCGCTTTTCGTATGCGCTCTGAAATAACGCATGACGTGTCCGTCGTCTATCGCTTTGATGATCGGGAGATAGACTGCGTTAAACCACGAAGTGATCGCATCTGCAATCGTCATATCGGTATTTTCTTTTTTTTCGACGTATGCTTTATGCGTCAGGATGTGGTTGTAGACGATATCGTACTGCCCGGTCGACGTAAAATCGAGCGTCCAAAAGTCGGTGATATCTCCGAAATTCGTTTCGGTATAAAAGACGCGTTTTTCATACGAGATGATTCCTTTTATCATCGATTTCAACGTATAGGCGGGCTTCAATTTTATTTCGCTCTGCAGCGAAACGATTTCCGCATCGATGAATTCTATACCGCGCGCTTTTGCGACCGAAACCCGATGATTGCCGTCGCGCACAAAATACAGGCCTCCGAGTTCGTATACTTTTATCGGAGGAAGAATGATCGATTCGTACTGCGCTTCATCGACGTGTTTCCATCGTTCGCGCAAAAATCCGCTTTTCGGAAAAAAACGGTTGTCGAAATCTTTATAGCGGCCTTCGCTCCCGACGATCTTGTCGATCGGAATCGTCTGTAAGCCGACGTAGATTTCGTCTTTCGGTTTTAAAATCGATT
This Treponema socranskii subsp. buccale DNA region includes the following protein-coding sequences:
- a CDS encoding transcriptional regulator: MSGGLFSLQTDEDFNKAHSKALFNEIQHFLNPEEASLISFSEIKSILKPKDEIYVGLQTIPIDKIVGSEGRYKDFDNRFFPKSGFLRERWKHVDEAQYESIILPPIKVYELGGLYFVRDGNHRVSVAKARGIEFIDAEIVSLQSEIKLKPAYTLKSMIKGIISYEKRVFYTETNFGDITDFWTLDFTSTGQYDIVYNHILTHKAYVEKKENTDMTIADAITSWFNAVYLPIIKAIDDGHVMRYFRAHTKSDLYVWIMLYWEELRKKFGEDVELNDAVRSFTRSKGTSFVSRIKNGIERIIFKWKIKSS